From one Herpetosiphon gulosus genomic stretch:
- the rfbC gene encoding dTDP-4-dehydrorhamnose 3,5-epimerase: protein MSLTVTQTALDGVVIIKPSVFADERGFFLETYHQTKFADLGLPTDFVQDNHSRSKQGVLRGLHYQDERQPMAKLVRCSVGSIFDVAVDLRVGSPTFGKWVGVELSADNFLQFLIPSGFGHGFVVLSEFAEVQYRCTGLYAPETEGAVRWNDPQIGIEWPISEPTLSGRDQAAMSLETYLENPAFQYRG from the coding sequence ATGAGTTTGACCGTAACGCAAACCGCGCTTGATGGCGTTGTCATTATTAAACCAAGCGTGTTTGCCGATGAACGCGGCTTCTTCCTTGAAACATACCATCAGACCAAGTTTGCTGACCTCGGTCTGCCTACCGATTTTGTGCAAGATAATCACTCACGTTCCAAGCAAGGGGTACTGCGTGGTCTGCATTATCAAGATGAGCGCCAGCCAATGGCAAAACTTGTGCGTTGTAGTGTTGGCAGTATTTTTGATGTTGCTGTTGATTTACGAGTTGGCTCGCCCACGTTTGGCAAATGGGTTGGGGTTGAGCTAAGCGCCGATAACTTTTTACAATTTCTGATTCCTTCGGGCTTTGGCCATGGCTTTGTAGTGCTTTCGGAGTTTGCCGAGGTGCAATATCGCTGTACAGGTTTATATGCGCCTGAGACTGAAGGTGCGGTGCGCTGGAATGACCCACAAATTGGGATTGAGTGGCCAATTAGCGAACCAACGCTCTCAGGCCGCGACCAAGCTGCAATGAGCCTCGAAACGTATCTTGAAAATCCAGCCTTTCAATATCGTGGCTAA
- a CDS encoding ABC transporter ATP-binding protein, with translation MTTKALAPSRKRDDEIEKKVADLLPKDDENSLGKAYDPRLMRRLLAFIGPYKRTMTAAIVLMIIGTVLSVVSPWVIGQAIDVGIKAQSLDSLYTWTIIFAVVSLGEWLSNRSRIHLLAVVGTGVVADVRSALFRHLQRLSLNFYNRYSVGRLMSRLISDVDVLQDFVTWSITGLTRATFSLVGITIAMLLLNWKLALVTFAVLPIMVIVTNYWRVRVRHAYRSTRERIALINGYLNESISGIRVTKSFVREAANGEHFDDLNRSYFNANTSAARLAATFFPAVDFMGSLATALVVGVGGWLVLGDNLTPGVLVAFVLYVSRFFDPILELAQRYNTFQSTMASSERMFALLDTEPDMLDAPNAKALPAVHGHVMFDHVSFGYADGEPVLRDVTLEAQPGETIALVGETGAGKSTIIRLLGRFFDVTDGAVLVDGHDIREVTQASLRQQLGIVLQDTFLFGGSITENIRYGRLDASDDAVIAAAKAVGAHEFIERMPEGYDTDVGENGVNLSVGQRQILSFARALLADPRLLILDEATSSVDTTTERQIQAALDTLMRGRTSFVIAHRLSTITNADKIVVLDRGQISEMGTHAELLARRGRYYNLYTMQWSKGNGTIGE, from the coding sequence ATGACAACCAAAGCTTTAGCGCCGTCGCGTAAGCGCGATGATGAGATAGAAAAAAAGGTCGCCGATTTATTGCCCAAGGACGATGAAAATAGCTTGGGCAAAGCCTATGATCCGCGGTTGATGCGGCGACTATTGGCCTTTATCGGGCCATACAAACGCACCATGACCGCCGCAATTGTGCTGATGATTATTGGCACGGTGCTGTCGGTCGTCTCGCCATGGGTAATTGGCCAAGCAATTGACGTGGGTATTAAAGCTCAATCGCTCGATTCGCTCTACACTTGGACGATCATTTTTGCGGTCGTTTCCTTGGGCGAATGGCTCTCCAACCGCTCACGGATTCACTTGCTGGCAGTGGTGGGTACGGGAGTGGTTGCTGATGTGCGTTCGGCACTGTTTCGCCATTTGCAGCGTTTATCGCTCAATTTCTACAATCGCTACAGTGTTGGCCGCTTGATGAGTCGCCTAATCTCCGATGTTGATGTGTTGCAAGATTTTGTTACCTGGTCGATTACTGGGCTAACGCGGGCAACCTTCTCGCTGGTGGGCATTACGATTGCCATGCTCTTGCTGAATTGGAAATTAGCGCTGGTCACCTTTGCTGTGTTGCCAATTATGGTAATTGTAACCAACTACTGGCGGGTGCGCGTGCGCCACGCCTATCGCTCAACTCGCGAACGGATCGCCTTGATCAACGGCTATTTGAACGAATCAATCTCAGGCATTCGGGTAACCAAGAGTTTTGTGCGCGAAGCAGCCAATGGCGAGCACTTCGACGATTTGAATCGCTCATATTTCAACGCTAACACTAGTGCGGCACGGTTGGCGGCAACCTTCTTTCCTGCGGTCGATTTTATGGGATCGTTGGCAACGGCCTTGGTTGTGGGTGTTGGCGGTTGGCTGGTGCTCGGCGATAATCTTACGCCGGGGGTTTTGGTGGCGTTTGTGTTGTATGTTAGCCGTTTCTTCGACCCAATTTTGGAGTTGGCCCAACGTTACAACACCTTTCAATCGACGATGGCCTCATCGGAGCGCATGTTTGCGTTACTCGATACCGAGCCAGATATGCTCGATGCACCAAATGCCAAAGCCCTGCCAGCCGTGCATGGCCATGTGATGTTTGATCATGTGTCGTTTGGCTATGCTGACGGCGAGCCAGTGCTACGCGATGTAACCCTTGAAGCCCAGCCTGGCGAAACGATTGCCTTGGTAGGCGAAACAGGCGCAGGCAAAAGCACGATCATTCGGCTGCTTGGGCGCTTCTTCGATGTCACCGATGGCGCGGTCTTGGTCGATGGTCATGATATTCGCGAGGTAACTCAAGCCAGCTTACGTCAACAATTGGGGATTGTGTTGCAAGATACCTTCCTGTTTGGCGGCAGCATTACCGAAAATATTCGTTATGGTCGTTTGGATGCGAGCGATGATGCTGTGATTGCCGCAGCCAAAGCGGTTGGGGCACACGAATTTATCGAGCGCATGCCCGAAGGTTACGACACTGATGTTGGAGAGAATGGGGTAAATTTGAGTGTTGGCCAGCGCCAAATTCTCTCCTTTGCCCGCGCCTTGCTGGCCGATCCACGCTTGCTGATTTTGGATGAAGCGACCAGCAGCGTTGATACCACGACCGAGCGCCAAATTCAGGCTGCTTTGGATACGCTGATGCGGGGTCGAACCAGCTTTGTAATTGCCCACCGCCTCAGCACAATCACCAATGCCGATAAAATTGTGGTGCTTGATCGTGGCCAAATTAGCGAAATGGGCACGCATGCCGAGTTGCTAGCTCGTCGAGGCCGCTACTACAACCTTTACACCATGCAATGGAGCAAAGGCAACGGCACGATTGGGGAGTAA
- a CDS encoding ABC transporter ATP-binding protein codes for MKHLDQYRRLLAHLRPYPRQVFYAYGSTLLAVGLNIAIPQLLKQAIDEGIASGSSRALLITALIILGVAVVRVIFGFAQRYYGEWLSFRVAYDLRNRFYDAIQRLPFSFHDRSQTGDLMSRATSDITETERFVGVGLLELSSTMLLLFGIIVAMVVEDLRLTGLALLPLPVLLYATIRFGNTVEPLFTKIQEQMGKLSTMMQESLTGIRVVKAFAREPYELEKFDRDNGEWYNRRFAVIRIWGNSWPFFNFLVAISVIILLWIGGPQAMNGTITVGSLFAMISYVLLLNNPVQRLGFTVNLAATAVASSARVFEIIDTFDELADKPDAHALEHVQGNVKFEHVSFAYREGGRPTLHDISFEAKPGQVVALMGPTGSGKSTITNLIPRFYDPIEGRVLVDGHDVRDLAIQSLRQQIGIVLQDSFLFSSSIADNIRYGRPEASDDEVMAAAKAARAHDFILHFSEGYQTKVGERGVTLSGGQRQRIAIARALLLNPRILILDDSTSSVDTETEHLIQQALEQLMQGRTTFVIAQRLLTLKNADQILVLEAGKVVQHGTHTELLAQPGLYRTIYDLQLKDQEESLVEEQRA; via the coding sequence GTGAAGCATCTAGATCAGTATCGACGACTACTGGCGCACCTACGGCCTTACCCTAGGCAAGTGTTCTATGCCTATGGTTCCACTCTATTGGCGGTCGGCTTGAACATCGCGATTCCGCAATTGCTCAAACAAGCGATTGACGAAGGCATTGCCAGTGGTTCAAGTCGCGCGTTGCTGATTACAGCACTGATCATTTTGGGCGTGGCGGTGGTACGGGTGATTTTTGGCTTTGCTCAACGCTATTATGGCGAATGGCTCAGCTTTCGGGTAGCCTACGATTTACGCAATCGTTTTTACGATGCGATTCAACGGCTGCCATTTTCGTTCCATGATCGTTCACAAACTGGCGACCTGATGAGCCGCGCTACTAGCGATATTACCGAAACTGAGCGCTTTGTCGGGGTTGGTTTGCTGGAACTTAGCTCAACTATGCTCTTGCTTTTCGGCATTATCGTGGCGATGGTCGTTGAAGATTTACGTTTGACTGGCTTGGCGCTCTTGCCCTTGCCCGTGTTGCTCTACGCCACAATTCGTTTTGGCAACACGGTCGAGCCGCTGTTTACCAAAATTCAAGAGCAAATGGGCAAGCTCTCGACCATGATGCAAGAAAGCCTGACGGGCATTCGGGTGGTCAAAGCTTTTGCGCGTGAGCCATATGAACTTGAAAAATTCGATCGTGATAATGGCGAGTGGTATAACCGCCGTTTTGCGGTGATTCGCATTTGGGGCAATAGCTGGCCCTTTTTCAACTTTTTGGTTGCCATCAGCGTGATTATTTTGCTCTGGATTGGAGGCCCGCAGGCGATGAACGGCACAATTACGGTTGGCTCGTTATTCGCCATGATCAGCTATGTGTTGTTGCTCAATAATCCAGTCCAACGCTTGGGCTTTACAGTCAACTTGGCGGCTACAGCGGTAGCTAGCTCGGCCCGCGTATTTGAAATTATCGATACTTTTGATGAATTAGCCGATAAACCTGATGCCCATGCGTTGGAGCATGTCCAGGGCAACGTTAAATTCGAGCATGTTTCGTTTGCCTATCGCGAAGGTGGTCGCCCAACCTTGCACGATATTTCGTTCGAGGCCAAACCTGGCCAAGTTGTGGCCTTGATGGGACCAACTGGCTCGGGCAAAAGCACAATCACCAATCTCATCCCACGCTTTTACGACCCAATCGAAGGGCGGGTGTTGGTCGATGGCCACGATGTGCGCGATTTGGCAATTCAAAGTTTGCGCCAACAAATTGGAATTGTGCTACAAGATTCATTTTTATTTAGTTCAAGCATCGCCGATAACATTCGCTATGGTCGGCCTGAAGCAAGCGATGATGAAGTGATGGCAGCGGCCAAAGCAGCGCGTGCTCACGATTTTATTCTACATTTCAGTGAAGGCTATCAAACCAAAGTTGGTGAGCGTGGAGTCACGCTCTCTGGTGGTCAGCGTCAGCGCATTGCGATTGCCCGCGCCTTGTTGCTCAACCCACGCATTTTGATTTTGGATGACTCGACATCGAGCGTGGACACGGAAACTGAGCACTTAATTCAACAAGCGCTTGAACAACTGATGCAAGGTCGCACAACCTTTGTGATTGCCCAACGCTTGCTGACGCTCAAAAATGCCGACCAAATTCTGGTGCTTGAGGCTGGCAAGGTCGTGCAGCACGGCACGCACACCGAGCTATTGGCCCAGCCAGGGTTGTATCGCACCATCTACGATCTGCAACTCAAAGATCAAGAGGAAAGCCTTGTTGAAGAACAAAGAGCATAG
- the ftcD gene encoding glutamate formimidoyltransferase, translating to MGLVESIMNFSEGRRTEVVHAIRDAITAVAGVQLLDVQSDADHNRTVISFAGEAEAVGEAAFQATRTAQGLINLDTHRGEHPRIGATDVLPFVPLGQTTMKQCVALARKVGKRIGDELGIAVYLYEEAATRPERQNLADVRKGEYEAWRKAIGVDPAREPDFGPAVATPAGATVVGARQPLIAYNIYLNTTDVEIAKKIAKSIRYLGGGLRYVKALGLLVDGRAQISMNLVNFRGTPIHRVQELVRAEAMRYGVTITEGEVIGLVPQDALVDAAEHYLQLNRFRRDQVLEAKLATPSAADTWLPTNTFQAFAAGTPTPGGGSAAALAGALAGSLGQMVANLTVSRKKYAAVKHSVQAALERLSEATTSLGKLALADSAAFNAISVARKLPEEQADRAQQLAAVIVHACEVPLQVAQQAASLFDDLYLLATQGNVNARTDAQVGGYLAYAAVNGAGLNVLVNLGDLSDSQLREQFSAAVAKLRQQAEQGLQKLTTL from the coding sequence ATGGGCTTGGTCGAAAGTATTATGAATTTCAGCGAAGGCCGTCGCACCGAGGTTGTGCACGCCATTCGTGATGCAATTACGGCAGTTGCCGGGGTGCAATTGCTCGATGTTCAATCTGACGCTGATCATAATCGCACGGTGATTAGTTTTGCGGGCGAGGCTGAGGCAGTTGGCGAAGCTGCCTTCCAAGCAACCCGCACCGCCCAAGGCTTAATTAATTTAGATACCCATCGTGGCGAACACCCACGGATCGGCGCGACCGATGTGTTGCCATTTGTGCCACTTGGCCAAACCACAATGAAACAATGTGTGGCCTTGGCTCGCAAAGTTGGCAAGCGGATTGGCGATGAGTTGGGGATTGCGGTGTATTTGTATGAAGAAGCTGCGACTCGCCCCGAACGCCAGAATTTGGCCGATGTGCGCAAGGGCGAATATGAGGCTTGGCGCAAAGCTATCGGGGTTGATCCAGCGCGGGAGCCAGATTTTGGCCCAGCCGTAGCGACACCAGCTGGGGCAACCGTGGTTGGGGCACGTCAGCCATTAATTGCCTATAACATCTATTTAAATACTACCGATGTAGAGATTGCCAAAAAAATCGCTAAATCGATTCGCTACCTTGGCGGTGGTTTGCGCTATGTCAAAGCCTTGGGCTTGTTGGTCGATGGCCGCGCTCAAATCTCGATGAACTTGGTTAATTTTCGTGGTACGCCAATTCATCGCGTGCAAGAGCTGGTACGCGCCGAGGCCATGCGCTATGGCGTGACAATTACCGAGGGTGAAGTCATCGGGCTTGTGCCGCAAGATGCACTGGTTGATGCCGCTGAGCATTATCTGCAACTTAATCGTTTTCGCCGCGACCAAGTGCTTGAGGCCAAATTGGCCACGCCAAGCGCCGCTGATACTTGGCTACCAACCAATACGTTCCAAGCCTTTGCGGCGGGCACGCCAACGCCTGGTGGTGGTTCGGCAGCAGCCTTGGCTGGCGCTTTGGCTGGCTCGTTGGGCCAGATGGTGGCTAATTTAACCGTCAGCCGCAAAAAATATGCAGCGGTTAAGCACAGCGTGCAAGCAGCCTTGGAGCGCTTGAGCGAAGCAACCACCAGCTTAGGCAAATTGGCTTTAGCTGATAGTGCAGCCTTCAATGCTATCAGCGTCGCCCGTAAATTGCCCGAAGAGCAAGCTGACCGAGCGCAACAATTGGCGGCGGTGATTGTCCATGCCTGTGAAGTTCCCTTGCAAGTGGCCCAACAAGCCGCCAGTTTGTTTGATGATTTATATTTGTTGGCGACCCAAGGCAACGTCAATGCCCGCACCGATGCCCAAGTTGGCGGCTATTTGGCCTATGCCGCAGTTAATGGCGCTGGATTAAATGTGTTGGTGAATCTTGGTGATTTAAGTGATAGCCAATTGCGCGAACAATTCAGCGCGGCGGTTGCCAAGCTGCGCCAACAAGCTGAACAAGGCTTGCAAAAACTGACGACACTCTAG
- a CDS encoding thiamine ABC transporter substrate-binding protein — protein sequence MKRWLLSFLTIGSLVLAGCGAAATPTAETAIQPTPATTAAADVTPAATQATQAPTDSGQFAGQTLVVVSHDSFAISSDVISGFEQMTGATVQILESGDAGEALNKSILAKGAPLGDVLYGVDNTFLSRALDADIFEAYAAKNIEQIPAELKLDSQNRVSPVDVGYVTINYDKAALAEAGLSLPTDLRDLIKPEWKGKLVVENPATSSPGLSFMLATIAHFGESGDYTWRNFWSDLRANEIKVASGWEEAYYGDFSGASDGQYPLVVSYATSPAAEVIFATTPLTDAPTGNLLLPGGSFQQIEFVGLLKDAKNPELGKAWIDYMLSDTFQSDIGGQMFVYPALPSAKVPAEFTQYAQVPDKVATLAPAEIAANRERWLNEWQETVLR from the coding sequence GTGAAACGTTGGTTACTCAGTTTTTTAACAATTGGTTCATTGGTTTTAGCTGGCTGTGGTGCGGCGGCTACACCAACCGCTGAAACCGCGATTCAGCCTACTCCGGCCACCACAGCAGCCGCTGATGTTACGCCTGCGGCAACCCAAGCAACCCAAGCGCCGACTGATAGCGGCCAGTTTGCTGGTCAAACCTTGGTGGTGGTTTCGCACGATAGCTTTGCAATCAGCAGCGACGTTATCTCAGGTTTTGAGCAAATGACCGGCGCAACTGTCCAAATTCTGGAATCGGGCGATGCTGGCGAGGCGCTCAATAAGAGCATTTTGGCTAAAGGTGCACCCTTGGGCGATGTGTTGTATGGGGTTGATAATACCTTTTTGAGTCGGGCACTTGATGCTGATATTTTCGAGGCCTACGCTGCCAAGAATATCGAGCAAATTCCTGCTGAATTGAAGCTCGATAGCCAAAATCGGGTTTCGCCGGTTGATGTTGGCTATGTCACGATCAATTATGATAAAGCTGCCTTGGCCGAGGCGGGCCTGAGTTTGCCAACCGATTTGCGCGATCTGATCAAGCCAGAGTGGAAAGGCAAGTTGGTGGTTGAAAATCCAGCAACTTCGTCACCTGGTTTATCATTTATGTTGGCGACGATTGCTCACTTTGGCGAGAGCGGCGATTATACGTGGCGCAACTTCTGGAGTGACCTGCGAGCCAATGAAATCAAAGTTGCCAGCGGCTGGGAAGAAGCCTATTATGGCGATTTTAGCGGAGCCAGCGATGGTCAATATCCATTAGTGGTGAGTTATGCGACCAGCCCAGCGGCTGAAGTGATCTTTGCGACAACGCCTTTGACCGATGCACCGACGGGCAATTTGTTGTTGCCTGGTGGCTCGTTCCAACAAATCGAATTTGTTGGGTTGCTGAAAGATGCCAAAAACCCTGAATTGGGTAAAGCTTGGATTGACTATATGCTGAGCGATACCTTCCAGAGCGATATTGGTGGGCAGATGTTTGTGTATCCAGCCCTGCCTAGTGCCAAGGTTCCGGCTGAATTTACCCAATATGCCCAAGTTCCCGATAAAGTGGCGACGCTTGCGCCAGCCGAGATTGCTGCCAACCGCGAGCGCTGGCTCAACGAATGGCAAGAAACTGTCCTGCGCTAA
- a CDS encoding S8 family serine peptidase: protein MKRLFVSFVLICSLVIIFSAPNPSFGQSRTPAKPVERVDFAAPAVAGQFVVKFKATTSKANRSSALKALGAVQIDRIAALDAEVIEVASLKSNDTLAGREAFLANLKQNPNIEYAEPNFIYSVNFTPNDPSQSSQWAWGVIRAYTGWDITQGSSSVVIAVVDTGVQSNHPDLDAKMVAGYDYIDNDSTPTDGNGHGTHVAGTSAAETNNSTGGAGTCPNCKVMPVRVLNNSGSGTLAGVANGITYAADNGAEVINLSLGGGGSTALQNAVDYAWGRGVFLACAAGNSNTSSTTSSYPAAYTNCFAVASTTSTDARSSFSNYGSWVEVAAPGSSIYSTWINSGYNTINGTSMATPHVAGLAGLLASQGLTNSQIRDRICSTSDRISGTGSTWTCGRINVYNAVNNGGSTPTPTPPTSTPLPTTPTVVPPTATPPPGGGSIVNGGFESGTTGWTQASSGGYGLIDTTRPRTGSYSVYMGGYNNASEGIYQTLAVPAGKSLSFYWYQTTAEGSTTAYDYLRVRVYNTSGTLLGTLATRSNVNTKNAWVAESLSLAAYAGQTVRIRFETTTDSSLITSFFVDDVSLQ, encoded by the coding sequence TTGAAGCGTCTGTTTGTTTCATTCGTCTTGATCTGCAGTCTCGTGATTATCTTCAGTGCTCCAAACCCTTCATTTGGTCAAAGCCGTACTCCTGCGAAACCAGTTGAACGAGTTGATTTTGCTGCTCCAGCAGTGGCAGGCCAATTTGTGGTCAAATTCAAAGCCACGACTAGCAAAGCCAACCGCAGCTCAGCCCTCAAAGCCCTTGGCGCGGTGCAAATCGATCGCATTGCAGCACTTGATGCAGAAGTGATCGAAGTTGCGAGCCTCAAGAGCAACGATACCCTCGCAGGCCGCGAAGCTTTCTTAGCTAACTTGAAGCAAAATCCCAATATCGAATATGCCGAACCCAACTTTATTTATTCTGTGAATTTTACGCCCAATGACCCAAGCCAAAGCTCACAATGGGCATGGGGTGTCATCCGTGCATATACCGGTTGGGATATCACCCAAGGGAGCAGCAGCGTGGTGATTGCTGTTGTTGATACAGGGGTTCAAAGCAACCACCCTGATCTTGATGCCAAGATGGTGGCTGGCTACGACTATATCGACAACGACTCAACCCCCACTGACGGCAATGGCCACGGTACCCACGTTGCAGGTACAAGCGCCGCTGAGACGAATAACAGCACTGGTGGTGCTGGCACATGTCCAAATTGTAAGGTGATGCCTGTGCGGGTATTGAACAACAGTGGGAGTGGGACGTTGGCTGGTGTGGCCAACGGGATCACCTACGCTGCTGACAATGGTGCAGAGGTCATCAACTTGAGCCTTGGTGGTGGTGGTTCAACGGCCTTGCAAAATGCTGTTGACTACGCTTGGGGTCGCGGGGTGTTCTTGGCTTGTGCTGCTGGTAACAGCAACACCTCAAGCACCACCAGTTCCTATCCAGCCGCCTACACCAACTGTTTTGCCGTTGCCTCAACGACCTCAACCGATGCTCGCTCATCGTTCTCGAACTACGGTTCGTGGGTCGAAGTGGCGGCCCCAGGTTCGAGCATCTACTCAACCTGGATTAACAGTGGCTACAACACCATCAACGGTACGTCGATGGCTACGCCACACGTTGCTGGTTTGGCTGGTTTGTTGGCCTCACAAGGCTTGACCAATAGCCAAATTCGCGACCGCATCTGCTCGACCTCAGATCGCATCAGCGGCACCGGTAGCACCTGGACTTGTGGTCGGATCAACGTCTACAATGCTGTCAACAACGGTGGCTCAACCCCAACTCCAACGCCGCCAACTAGCACGCCACTTCCAACCACCCCAACCGTGGTTCCACCAACGGCAACCCCACCTCCAGGCGGCGGTAGCATCGTCAATGGTGGCTTCGAAAGCGGCACAACTGGTTGGACGCAAGCCTCAAGCGGTGGTTATGGTTTGATCGATACCACCCGCCCACGCACTGGTAGCTACAGCGTTTATATGGGTGGCTACAACAATGCCAGCGAAGGGATCTACCAAACCTTGGCCGTACCAGCAGGCAAGTCGTTGAGCTTCTACTGGTATCAAACCACTGCCGAAGGTAGCACAACGGCTTACGACTACCTGCGCGTTCGGGTCTACAATACCAGCGGAACCTTATTGGGAACCCTGGCGACCCGCTCGAATGTCAACACCAAGAACGCTTGGGTAGCTGAAAGTTTGAGTTTGGCCGCTTATGCTGGTCAAACGGTTCGCATCCGCTTTGAAACCACAACAGATAGCTCATTGATTACATCGTTCTTTGTTGATGATGTAAGCCTTCAATAA
- a CDS encoding HD domain-containing protein, whose protein sequence is MKINHIQLPQTSAYLSLRHALSVLKQLLGSQPAWVVGGTLRDLVIGRPLHDVDLVVNQPAIGLAQTLANQLNASLVVLDAERDIGRVVLADGKYLDLAHLRAADLASDLADRDFTINAMAAPLYEQAQLGQIIDPHAGLNDIATATLRMVQAKALANDPLRMLRAVRIAAQLGWQLDLATDQAIMAHAELINKVAVERVRVELLAILATRWSASWLRYLDRVNLLPSLIPEIRPMYGHSQPNIHFLDVWEHSLETITAGEWLLAQLEHDQQPTPPAPPAMADDWHPPAFFQQPATLRMLPKLTLQLQWAEQVVAQIQQPIGQTASHRALWKMAILLHDCAKPATRVDKPDGSVSFHEHQTIGADIARGVYQRLRFSNQEIEYMCKVIAGHMRPGQLYSQPETTAKAAYRFFRDLKESAVDTLLHALADHMATRGPLLQEHHWAYQAAWTDAMLGFYWDAEAEQKRVPLLDGHTLMQELGLAAGPQVGALLEAIREAQAAGEVTDLESALALARRLHA, encoded by the coding sequence ATGAAGATTAACCATATTCAGTTGCCCCAAACCTCAGCCTACCTGAGTTTACGCCATGCGTTGAGTGTGCTTAAACAACTTTTAGGTTCGCAGCCAGCCTGGGTCGTCGGCGGTACATTGCGCGATTTAGTGATTGGCCGCCCGTTGCATGATGTTGATTTAGTGGTCAATCAACCAGCCATTGGCTTAGCTCAAACCCTTGCTAACCAGCTCAACGCGAGTTTGGTGGTGCTTGATGCTGAACGCGATATTGGGCGAGTTGTCTTGGCCGATGGCAAGTATCTCGATCTGGCCCATTTACGCGCTGCCGACTTAGCGAGCGATTTGGCCGACCGCGATTTTACAATTAATGCCATGGCCGCGCCGCTTTACGAGCAAGCCCAACTCGGCCAAATTATCGATCCTCATGCTGGATTGAACGATATTGCCACTGCCACGCTGCGCATGGTGCAAGCCAAGGCTTTAGCCAACGATCCGCTGCGTATGCTTCGCGCCGTGCGAATTGCGGCCCAACTCGGCTGGCAACTTGATTTAGCAACCGATCAGGCAATCATGGCGCATGCCGAATTGATCAATAAAGTGGCGGTTGAACGGGTGAGAGTTGAGCTATTAGCAATTTTAGCCACCCGTTGGAGTGCTAGCTGGCTGCGTTATTTAGATCGCGTTAATCTTTTGCCAAGCTTAATTCCTGAAATTCGCCCCATGTATGGCCACAGCCAGCCCAATATTCACTTTTTGGATGTGTGGGAGCATTCGCTCGAAACGATTACTGCTGGCGAATGGCTGCTAGCCCAGTTGGAACATGATCAACAGCCAACGCCACCAGCACCGCCAGCAATGGCCGATGATTGGCATCCACCAGCCTTTTTTCAACAACCCGCGACCTTGCGCATGCTACCCAAGTTGACGCTACAACTGCAATGGGCCGAGCAGGTTGTTGCCCAAATCCAACAGCCAATTGGCCAGACTGCCAGCCATCGCGCCCTTTGGAAAATGGCAATTTTGCTGCACGATTGTGCCAAGCCCGCGACGCGGGTCGATAAGCCCGATGGTAGCGTATCGTTTCATGAGCATCAAACGATTGGCGCTGACATTGCCCGAGGTGTATACCAGCGGCTACGATTTAGCAACCAAGAGATTGAATATATGTGTAAAGTAATTGCGGGGCATATGCGGCCTGGTCAGCTGTACTCGCAGCCCGAAACCACGGCTAAAGCGGCCTATCGCTTCTTTCGCGATTTAAAGGAAAGCGCCGTCGATACCTTGCTGCATGCCTTGGCCGACCATATGGCAACACGCGGGCCGCTGCTGCAAGAACATCATTGGGCCTACCAAGCCGCTTGGACAGATGCGATGCTCGGGTTCTATTGGGATGCTGAGGCCGAACAAAAACGTGTGCCCTTATTAGATGGACACACGCTGATGCAAGAGCTAGGTTTAGCAGCCGGCCCCCAAGTTGGGGCGTTGCTTGAGGCGATTCGTGAAGCCCAAGCGGCTGGCGAAGTGACCGACCTTGAGAGCGCCTTAGCGTTGGCGCGTCGGCTTCATGCGTAA